TGCGCGAAGGAGAGAGCGCAAAGACTTCCTGTACCACTTGACCGCCCTTCGGTTGTATGTTACCTTCTCGCCATGAAAAAGTTCCCCCTGCGGCCGGCGGCGCGTTACGCGGCGGAGCCTGCGCCCTCGCGCCCCGAGGCCGGAGAGAGAAGATGAAGATACTCGTAACGGGCGGGGCCGGCTTCATAGGCTCGCACCTGGTGAGGGCCCTTCTCGACCGGGGCGACGAAGTGGCGGTCATCGACGACTTCAACGACTTCTACGACCCGGCCCTCAAGCGCGGGAACGTGGCGCCGCTGCTCGAAAACCCCCGTTTCAGGCTCCACGAGGCCGACATAAGGGATCGGGGGCGGATGGACAGCATAGTCGAAGGGTCGAGGCCCGATGCGATCTTCCACCTCGCCGCAAGGGCCGGCGTGCGGCCGTCGATAGAGGCCCCCTTCCTCTACGAGGAGGTCAACTCCATCGGCACCCTCGCGCTCTTGGAGGCGGCCCGAAGGCACGGGGTGAAGAACTTCATCTTCGCCTCGTCGTCGTCCGTCTACGGCATCAACAGCAAGGTGCCGTTCTCGGAGGACGACCCCATAACCTCTCCCATCTCACCCTATGCGGCGACCAAGAGGGCGGGCGAGCTCCTCTGCCACACCTACTCCCACCTCTACGGTCTGCCGGCGACGTGCCTGCGGTTTTTCACCGTCTACGGCGAACGCGGCCGGCCCGACATGGCGGTGGCCAAATTCACGAGGAAGATATGGGCGGGGGAAGAGGTGGAGATCTACGGCGACGGCTCCTTCCGCAGGGACTTCACCTACATAGGCGACATACTGGACGGGCTGCTGAGGACCCTGGAGACACCGCGCCGCTACGAGATAATAAACCTCGGAGGCTCCCGGACCGTCGAGGTCAGGGAGCTTGTGGCGGTCATCGAGTCCAGGCTCGGCAGGAAGGCCCGCATAAGGTACAGGCCCCAGGCCCCCGGTGACGTGCCCGTAACCTACGCCGACGTAACAAAGGCGCGGAGCCTTCTCGGCTTCGAGCCGAAGGTGGGCATAGAGGAAGGCGTGGGACGCTACGTGGAGTGGTTCCTGGCAAGGGCTGCCGCCGGGGGCGGCGGGGAGGCGCATTGAATCTCAAAAAGACGTTCATAAGGGACTTGAGCGAGGGCGGCGGCGTGGAGGGCCTCTTTCTCGTGACGAAGAAGGAGACCTCCATGAGCAGGACCGGCAGGCCATACCTGAGCCTGCGGCTCAGGGACCGCACCGGCGAGGTCGAGGCGCGGGTGTGGGACGACGCCGAGAGGATAGGGCGGGCCTTCGCAAAGGACGACGTGGTGGCCGTGAAGGGACACGCCGCCACCTTCAGGGGCGAGATACAGCTCAACCTCACCGACGTGCGGGCCGTAGGCCGGGAGGATTATTCGCTGCGCGACTTCCTGCCCTCGTCGCGGCGCGACCCCGCGGAGATGATCGCGGAACTCGACGCCGTGGTCGAAGGGCTGAAGGACCCGCACATAAAGGGACTGCTCAAGGCCCTGCTCGCCGACGACGACGTGAGAAGGCGTCTCATGACGGCGCCGGCGGCAAAGAGCATGCACCACGCCTATCTCGGCGGCCTGATCGAGCACATACTCTCGCTGTGCGGCCTCGCCCGCCTCGCGGCTGACCACTACGGCGACGTAAACGGCGACATGCTCATCGCGGGAGCGGTGCTTCACGACATAGGAAAGATATACGAGCTCAGCTACGAGCGCAGCTTCGACTACACCGACGAGGGACGCCTCATAGGGCACATCACCATCGGCGTAGAGCTCGTGGACGAAAAGCTGCGCCTTCTGCCCGGTTTCCCGAGGGAGACGGCCATGCAGCTCAAGCACATGATACTGAGCCACCACGGTCTGCTCGAATACGGGTCTCCAAAGCGCCCGAAGTCGCTCGAAGCGCTCATACTCTCCTTCATAGACGACCTCGACGCAAAGGTGCAGGCCTTCCGCGCCGCCGTCGACTCCGGCGGGGCCGACGAGCGCTGGACCCCCTACCAGCGCATCTTCGAAAGATACCTCTACAAGGCCCCAGCCGCCCCTTCGGACGAGCGGGAGCCGGCGGAGACGGAGACGGCCCGGGGCGGGAAGAGGACCGCAGGAGGCGCCCCGGACGACACACCCGCCGAAAAGAGGGCCGCCGACCCGGCCGCCGTCAAGGAAGACAAGGAGCTCGAGCTCTTTTAGAGCCGGGCCGACCCTGCCATATGCCGTCCAAGAAGACCACCAAAAACGCTCTGAAGCGCATAAACGACTCGGTAGAGAAGGCCTGCCGCAAGAACCCGCTCTTCAGCGACGGCTCACTCGTCTTCGGCGAGGGGCCGGCCCCGGCCAAGCTCATGATAGTGGGCGAGGCGCCCGGCAGGACCGAGACCCGGGAGAAAAAGCCCTTCGTCGGCAAGGCCGGCGCCTACTTCACCTCCATACTCGAGGAAGAGCTCGGCCTCAAGCGCGAGAGGATATACATCACCAACGTCGTCAAGGTCTGGCCCAAGATCGACACGCCGCGGGGGAGGACCAGGGCGCCGTCGGCGGCGGAAGAGGCCTTTTTCCTCCCCTATCTCATGAAGGAGATAGCGGCCGTGGAGCCGGTGGTCATCATCGCCGTCGGGAAGACGGCCTTCAAGGCCCTGGTGCCGGAGCGGGCCTTCAAGCCCAACAGGTGGGTCGAGACCGAGGGACTGAGGATAATGCCCGTCTACCATCCGGCCTACCTGCAGCGCAGACGCAGGAGCATGGCCGAGCTGGAGGAAGAGTTGCGCGCGGCGCTCAAGGAGGTGGCGGCCCTCATAAAGCCTCGCCGCAGACGGAGGAGAAGACGCCGCTCCGAGAAGAAGCAAAGAGAGGGAAGCTCCGATTAGGAACGCCCCGTGGGAGCTCTGAAGAGGGCCTGCCCGCTCCCGACGCCTTGGGGGGCGTTACCGGGATCTCCCTATTGGGGGGGAGGCCTCGGGAAGCCTCCTTGCCGGCATGGCGTCTGCGCCGCACTTCCGGCGGCGCGGGTCGAGGGCCGGCAGGAAGACCCTGAACTCCGAGCCCTCGCCGGGGGCCGAGTCGACGAAGACGCTCCCGTTGTGGTCCTTGACGATGCCGTAGACCACGGCAAGCCCGAGCCCCGTGCCGGTGCTCCGCCCCTTGGTCGTGAAAAAGGGCTCGAATATGCGGCGCCTTGTCTCCTCGTCCATGCCCACGCCCCTGTCCCTCACGGTGATCAGGCAGTAGCGTCCCGCTTCCAGCCCCGGCGGAGCCGCCGCGCCCCCCTCGCCGGCAACGACGCTTTGCGTCGATACCGTGACCACGCCGCCCTCGGGCATGGCGTCTCCGGCGTTGACGACGAGGTTCATTATGACCTGCTCCATCTTGCCCACGTTGGCGAGCACGGGATCGAGCCCCTCGGCAAGCTCCGTCTCTATGCGGACGTTGTGTCCCAACACGGGCTTGAGTATGTGGAGCAGCGACTCGATGAGGCGGTTTAAGTCCACCTCCTCGAGCTCGAGGGCCCGGCTGCGGCTGAACTCGAGGAGCTGGCGCGTAAGCCTCGCGCCGCGCTCGGCCGTGGTTCGTATCTTGCTCACCGTCTCATAAACGGGGTCTGATCTGTCGAGCTTGAGCATGGCCGAGTAGGTGAAGGCCTTTATGGCCGTCAGGAGGTTGGTGAAGTCGTGGGCCACGCCTCCGGCGAGCCTTCCGACGGCCTCGAGTTTCTGGGACTGGTAGAGCCGCGCCTCCATCTCGCGCTTTTCCCGCTCCGACTCCTTCAGCCCCGTCACGTCCTCGGCTATGCCGACGAGCCTTGTGAGCGACCCGTCGTCGCCGTGGACAGGGAAGGCGCGGTCCCGTATGTGGCGCACCGAGCCGTCGGGACGCACTATCCTGTACTCGATCAGCGTTTCGCCGTCGGTGTAGCCGCCGTAATAACGCGCCACGCGCCTGCGGTCCTCGGGGTGGACGGCCTTTATGTAGGAGAGGAGGTCCGAGTAGAGGGCGTCGCTGCTGCGGCCCCATATCTTCTCGTAGGCGGGACTTATGTAGATGAGCCGCCTCTGCGAGGGCGAGACCATCCAGAAGACCTCCTTTATGTTCTCGGCCATCTCCCTGAAACGCTCCTCGCTCGCCCTCAGGGCCTGTTCGGCGTGCTTGCGCCGTATGATGACGCCCAGCTGGGCCGCCACCGTCGAGACCAGCTCGATGAGCCTTCTGTCCTCCTCCCTGGACTGGAACATGAAGAAGACGAGCACGGCCAGGACCTCGCCCGATGCTACGATGGGGATTCCGAGGGCCGCCTTGAGCCCCGTCTCCAGGGCGAGCGAGGTGCGCAGAAAGACCTTTTCCGAGGTCGCCGACACGTCCGGTATCCACTCCGGCCGCCCCGAGGCCCAGACCCTGCCGGGAAGCCCGACGTGGGGCTCGAACCGGAAGCGCTCGCTCTCTTTTCTGAAGGCGTGGAGGCTCGTGTGGCAGGTGTACCAGGCCGGGCTCAGTTCGAGCGCGCCGGTGCGGGCGTTCATGGTCCAGGCCTCGCCGTAGTGCCAGCTCGTGGCGTCGCTCACCATGCGGAGCGCCACACCGAGGGCCTCGTCGAAGTCGTCGGCCTCGCTTATGGCCCTTGTCATCCTCTGGAGCAGCCGCATCTCGTCCTCGGCCCGCTTGCGGCCGGTGATGTCGCGTCCCGTAAGGACCACCACCCTCTCGCCACCGACCGAGACCGCCCGGCCGCTCACCTCCACCTGTATCCTGGCCCCGGCCTTCGTCGTCCAGAGCGTCTCTACGAGAAAGGAGCCGCCGGAATCGGCCGCGGCGGCCATGGCCCGCCGGGTCTTTTCGTAGACCTCCGGTGCGATGATCCTCTCGGCCGCAAGGCCCCTGATCCCCTCGGCCGACCAGCCGAGCATACGGAGCGCCGCCTCGTTGGCGTCGATCACCGCGGCCGCCGGCCCCCCGGCGCCGGCCACGGCCAGGATGGGGTCGCCGGCCGACTCGAAGAAGGCCCGGTACCTGGTCTCCGGCAGGGGGGAGGCGACGCCGGAGGCGGCGCCGCCGCCATCGTCTCCCCCCACGGCCCGCAGCGCCCTCACGATGGAGTACGCCGCTCCGAGGGACGCCGTCCCGAGGGCCGCAAGAGAGAAGACGAGCTCCCACTGCTCCAGGGCGTAAGACGCGCCGCCCGAGGGTTCGCCAGCGGCGACCCCGAAGACTACGATGACACAGAGGCCGAAGAGGGCGAACCACGGAACGCCGCGCCCAAGGACAGTCGCCGTGAGGGAGGGGCGCTGCGGACGGAGGAAGAGGCCGAGCCCCAAAAGAAAGAGGGCAAGGCCGTATATGAAGTACGTGATGCGCATCGAGCCCATCCAGTCCTGCTGCAAGTGCGCAGATGCAGGTCGTCGTCCCGGCCGAAGGGGAACCCATCCCCCGCCTGCATGGCGGTCCCCGTTGAAGCTCAGCCCGCGCCGGACGGGGCCTTACGCCCTTGCGGGCCGAACCTCCCGGCGACCGCCACGCAGGGACGAATAAGATATGAGGAAGCCCTGATTAATTACCCTGGGGCGAACTTGCGGCTCCCTCGTATGTTATTCGGATGTCCGGCGGTCCTTTGGGGGTTCGGCCCGCGCCAGGCGGGGTTTTCTTACGCCTTTGCGGGCCGAACCCCCAAAGGACCGCCCCCCGGCCAGCTGATGCGGGCAAGACGCCCCCTTTAAAGACTTTCAATACGAGGTGGTTTCCCCCTGTCTTGCCAGGCAAAAGAGGGGGAAACCAACTCGCGTTAAGAGTTTTTTTGAGGGAGTCCGAGGGAACCGTGGGTCTGCGACCCGTGGGTCCGTGACCCTTTACAAAAGGTTCCCTCAGGGCAATAAGTCAGACTCTCCTTAATTCATACCACGGAAAGCCGTCTCTTTGAAGTACTTATGGTGGAGAGGAACCGGGGGAGGCAAAGGGAGGCGACTGACGGCTCCCGGCGAAGACGAGTCCTTCCAGTGCCCGCAGGCGCGATGCGCCTATGCCCCTGACGTAGAGAAGCTCCCCCACGGAGCCGAAGCCCCCGCGCCGCGCCCTCTCCGCGACAATCGCCCCGGCCAGCCCGTAACCTATGCCGGGCAGCAGGACGAGCTCCTCGATTCCGGCAGAATTGATGTCGATGGGAACTCCCGGCACAGGCGGCGGACCGGCAAGAGAACGCACCCCGGCGGAAGGGGAAGGGCCGAAGAACCAGACGGCCGCACGGCGCGGCAGATCGGAACGGAGCGCCGCTGTTACGGCCATGAGCGCCGCCAGGAGCAAGAGCGCAAGGCCGCGCTCGCGATCACGCTCGAAAGAGACCTCCCCTTCCCGCTCATGGGCCATGGAATCGTCCTCGGAGGCGGTCTTTCATGGGGCGGGCCACCTCTTCTCCTCTTCTTCTTTCTGTCCTTGTAGAGCTTGTACTCGATACTGTCGACCAGGGCCTGCCAGCTCGCCTCGATGACGTTTTCCGAGACGCCGACGGTGCCCCAGCGGTCCTCGCTGTCGCCGGACTCGATGAGGACCCGCACGCGGGCCGCCGTGCCCGCGCCGGCGGTGAGGACCCGGACCTTGAAGTCCAGAAGCTCCACGTCCTTCAGCGATGGATAGAACCTTTCAAGGGCCTTTCTGAGCGCCTTGTCGAGGGCGTTGACCGGTCCGTTGCCTTCGGCCGCCGTGTGGGCCACCACCCCTCCGACCTCGAGCTTTATGGTCGCCTCCGAGTAGGGCTCCTCACCCTCCCTCCTCTTCTCGTCGATTACCCTGAAGCCCAGGAGCTTGAAGGGTTTTCGCCGCTTCTTCCTGAGAGTGCGCTGGATGAGGAGCTCGAAGGACGCCTCGGCGCCCTCGTACTGGAAGCCCTGGTGCTCGAGGACCTTGAGGTCGTGGAGCACCTTTCGCACCGCCTCCTCGCGGCTCTCCACGTCCACGCCGTAGGCCTGGGCCTTGTAGAGGATGTTGGAGCGGCCCGAGAGGTCGGAGACGAGCACGCGCTGGTGGTTTCCGACGAGCTCGGGCCTTATGTGCTCGTAGGTCTCGGGCTCGCGCGTCACGGCGCTCACGTGTATGCCCCCCTTGTGGGCGAAGGCGCTCTCGCCCACGTAGGGCTGGTGCTTGAAGTGCGGGAGATTGGCGA
The nucleotide sequence above comes from Deltaproteobacteria bacterium. Encoded proteins:
- a CDS encoding HD domain-containing protein, which produces MNLKKTFIRDLSEGGGVEGLFLVTKKETSMSRTGRPYLSLRLRDRTGEVEARVWDDAERIGRAFAKDDVVAVKGHAATFRGEIQLNLTDVRAVGREDYSLRDFLPSSRRDPAEMIAELDAVVEGLKDPHIKGLLKALLADDDVRRRLMTAPAAKSMHHAYLGGLIEHILSLCGLARLAADHYGDVNGDMLIAGAVLHDIGKIYELSYERSFDYTDEGRLIGHITIGVELVDEKLRLLPGFPRETAMQLKHMILSHHGLLEYGSPKRPKSLEALILSFIDDLDAKVQAFRAAVDSGGADERWTPYQRIFERYLYKAPAAPSDEREPAETETARGGKRTAGGAPDDTPAEKRAADPAAVKEDKELELF
- a CDS encoding citramalate synthase, whose protein sequence is MHMITLYDTTLRDGTQAEDISFTVEDKVRIAQALDELGVHYIEGGWPGSNPRDIEFFEEMSKVKLARSVLTAFGSTRRARTRASRDANIKALLGAGTAAVTIFGKSWKLHVTHALKVPLEENLDMIRDSVAYLKKRVDTVFYDAEHFFDGYKADADYAMRTLRAAEEAGADCLVLCDTNGGTLPGEIAEIVAAVKERVAAPLGIHAHNDSETAVANTLEAVRMGVVHVQGTLNGFGERCGNANLCSIIPALRLKMGLDVITAARLRKLREVSRLVYELANLPHFKHQPYVGESAFAHKGGIHVSAVTREPETYEHIRPELVGNHQRVLVSDLSGRSNILYKAQAYGVDVESREEAVRKVLHDLKVLEHQGFQYEGAEASFELLIQRTLRKKRRKPFKLLGFRVIDEKRREGEEPYSEATIKLEVGGVVAHTAAEGNGPVNALDKALRKALERFYPSLKDVELLDFKVRVLTAGAGTAARVRVLIESGDSEDRWGTVGVSENVIEASWQALVDSIEYKLYKDRKKKRRRGGPPHERPPPRTIPWPMSGKGRSLSSVIASAALRSCSWRRSWP
- a CDS encoding NAD-dependent epimerase/dehydratase family protein; the encoded protein is MKILVTGGAGFIGSHLVRALLDRGDEVAVIDDFNDFYDPALKRGNVAPLLENPRFRLHEADIRDRGRMDSIVEGSRPDAIFHLAARAGVRPSIEAPFLYEEVNSIGTLALLEAARRHGVKNFIFASSSSVYGINSKVPFSEDDPITSPISPYAATKRAGELLCHTYSHLYGLPATCLRFFTVYGERGRPDMAVAKFTRKIWAGEEVEIYGDGSFRRDFTYIGDILDGLLRTLETPRRYEIINLGGSRTVEVRELVAVIESRLGRKARIRYRPQAPGDVPVTYADVTKARSLLGFEPKVGIEEGVGRYVEWFLARAAAGGGGEAH
- a CDS encoding PAS domain S-box protein; the encoded protein is MQQDWMGSMRITYFIYGLALFLLGLGLFLRPQRPSLTATVLGRGVPWFALFGLCVIVVFGVAAGEPSGGASYALEQWELVFSLAALGTASLGAAYSIVRALRAVGGDDGGGAASGVASPLPETRYRAFFESAGDPILAVAGAGGPAAAVIDANEAALRMLGWSAEGIRGLAAERIIAPEVYEKTRRAMAAAADSGGSFLVETLWTTKAGARIQVEVSGRAVSVGGERVVVLTGRDITGRKRAEDEMRLLQRMTRAISEADDFDEALGVALRMVSDATSWHYGEAWTMNARTGALELSPAWYTCHTSLHAFRKESERFRFEPHVGLPGRVWASGRPEWIPDVSATSEKVFLRTSLALETGLKAALGIPIVASGEVLAVLVFFMFQSREEDRRLIELVSTVAAQLGVIIRRKHAEQALRASEERFREMAENIKEVFWMVSPSQRRLIYISPAYEKIWGRSSDALYSDLLSYIKAVHPEDRRRVARYYGGYTDGETLIEYRIVRPDGSVRHIRDRAFPVHGDDGSLTRLVGIAEDVTGLKESEREKREMEARLYQSQKLEAVGRLAGGVAHDFTNLLTAIKAFTYSAMLKLDRSDPVYETVSKIRTTAERGARLTRQLLEFSRSRALELEEVDLNRLIESLLHILKPVLGHNVRIETELAEGLDPVLANVGKMEQVIMNLVVNAGDAMPEGGVVTVSTQSVVAGEGGAAAPPGLEAGRYCLITVRDRGVGMDEETRRRIFEPFFTTKGRSTGTGLGLAVVYGIVKDHNGSVFVDSAPGEGSEFRVFLPALDPRRRKCGADAMPARRLPEASPPIGRSR
- a CDS encoding uracil-DNA glycosylase is translated as MPSKKTTKNALKRINDSVEKACRKNPLFSDGSLVFGEGPAPAKLMIVGEAPGRTETREKKPFVGKAGAYFTSILEEELGLKRERIYITNVVKVWPKIDTPRGRTRAPSAAEEAFFLPYLMKEIAAVEPVVIIAVGKTAFKALVPERAFKPNRWVETEGLRIMPVYHPAYLQRRRRSMAELEEELRAALKEVAALIKPRRRRRRRRRSEKKQREGSSD
- a CDS encoding helix-hairpin-helix domain-containing protein translates to MAHEREGEVSFERDRERGLALLLLAALMAVTAALRSDLPRRAAVWFFGPSPSAGVRSLAGPPPVPGVPIDINSAGIEELVLLPGIGYGLAGAIVAERARRGGFGSVGELLYVRGIGASRLRALEGLVFAGSRQSPPFASPGSSPP